A stretch of DNA from Thermococcus sp. Bubb.Bath:
AGTCCAGGAGCTCAAAAAGACCCTTGAAGCCATGAGGGCGAGCTTCGAGATCGTTTCTCAGATGGCCCAGTCCTACCTCCGGCTCCTCAACCTCTACGCAGAGTATGGAGGGCTGGGGGTGGACGTCGTCATCCCAGAGATAAAGCACGACCCCATAGCGAGGGAGATCGTGAAGATACTCTTCGACCTCAGGAGGGCGAACGTGAGCGAGATCGCAAGAGAACTCAAGGGAAGGCGCGGAAAGGCCTCACGCAACACCGTGAGGGCAAAGCTTGAGGAACTGGAGGAACTTGGAGTCGTGAGGGAAATTCCAGCAGAGGGAAGCAGGGGAAAGGTCTACGCGCTCTCCAGAGATGTGATCAAGAAGTGGTTAGACCTGATCGGAATGCCAATTAGGTTTGAGCAGACTAATGATGATTGAGGTGGTTGATATGGTGAACGCGGAGAAGATTGAGAGGCTGGTTGACGAAATCGCTGAGGAAATGAAGA
This window harbors:
- a CDS encoding ArsR family transcriptional regulator, encoding MSDEDLTREVQELKKTLEAMRASFEIVSQMAQSYLRLLNLYAEYGGLGVDVVIPEIKHDPIAREIVKILFDLRRANVSEIARELKGRRGKASRNTVRAKLEELEELGVVREIPAEGSRGKVYALSRDVIKKWLDLIGMPIRFEQTNDD